Sequence from the Amphiprion ocellaris isolate individual 3 ecotype Okinawa chromosome 1, ASM2253959v1, whole genome shotgun sequence genome:
TACAAGGGCACTGGAGCCTGAAGGTGTGTGAGAGAACAGGTCATGGTCAGTTTTACCTTTGTAAAGTGAAtaaattctttttatttcatcagGATGATTTGGTGCtggtttgttgggtttttttaatGGTAATTTTCTGTCATGAGGAATAAGAAAATGAAGGGGGCATGCTGCTTCATTACAAAGGCAGGCGCAGTGTTTATATGTAGAGAAAAAACGAAGAGGGACAtttatatctgtaaaaaaaaatacattaaaggtGACTCATGCAAATACAATAAAGCAACAACTTAAACACAACAGCTTAGTTTAGGTTCAATTAGTGTAAACTGAAATGATTTTCACACCGTTAGTAACTCTAAAATCTCAAATCACCATTGCAAACTGGATATAAATACAgcagtgtatatttttttctgacaatttatTATCAAACACAAACCTTTATATTGACAGGAATAGAAACTGTAGCGTGTATGCCTCTCCTGAAAACCTTAATAGGAGTAATTTCCAAGTCAGTAGTCGTTCTGCTTTCAATATATATACAGTTGcatgcaaaattattcaacccctctgacatttttgacattttggcaaAGTGAGCAACATTACAACTGCAGGCGACTAAATCATATAAGAGGTGAACACTTAGTTTATTGAGATTTAATACCGAAGTaaaaatcaagatttaattCATAATCCATCCAGGATTTCAACTTTTTTGCAAAAAGCATGTTGCAAAATTGTTCAACCCCCTCAGAGGCTGCATCGTTAGTGCTTGGTGCATCACCCATTTTGCTGCAATGACTTGCTGTAGACGGGAGGTATCGTCTCTAACAAGCTTCTGGCAGCTCCGTGGGGATTTTAGCCCATTCCTCGTGGGCAATGGTCTCCAGCTCAGCATTGTTCTCAGGTCTACAGTACTCATTATACTGTGGaggttgaataattttgcatgCAGCTGTAGTAACAGTCATGTCTTGTTGCCTGTCGCGTTCAGACAGCATGATCTTCACTCGTCAGAGATGAAGTGAACCACATAGAGCCTGACGTAGCCCTGGTCCCACACATACAGGTGTCTGTCCTTGGGGCTGTAGGAGAGCATCGCCAGGACTCCACCAGGAGACCTCAGGTCGAAGGTCATATTCACCGGCTTCCCCTTCAGCAGGTCGAAAGCAAAGGTGACTCTGCTGTCCTTGGTGTCGGTGACGTACAGGACCCCGCAGGCGATGAAGGCGTTGCCGGCCTTGGTGCGGGGGTAGGTGGTGTTGATGTAGGAGGTGACGGAGAAGGTCTTCTGGTCCAGCTGGGCCACCATGATGCTCTCGTCCACGCTGGACGCAAAGATCAGCCACAGGCCGTTCTCGTCCGCCGCCAGCTTGAAGTAGGTCTTGGAGTTGTGGAGCAGGTAGGCCAGGTTGTGGTGCAGAGCGTGGTCTATGGTGAGAGTGCGAAGGCTCTTGGTGTGGAAGTGATATCTGTGAACAAACAAGCAGCAAGTTACAGATCGGAAGAAATGGAACAAATCACAACAGCAGGATTTCATCACACTGCTCATCAGCTCACCGGGCGATGCTGGAAGTACCGGCGATGTGATAGTAGAGGGAACCGTTGTGGACGGTGTGTCCGCAGCCTTGGTAGAACTTTCTCACATCCACAACGTCGCTGCTGTTGCTCTGAAAGGAGGCAATGCTCTGATACTCTTTCACCACACGGCCTGAGGAGGACGGAAATCAAAATGCTCACTGCTATAAAACAACGCACTGGAGAGCttatagcaggggtgtcaaacatgcggcccgctggccaaaaccggccctccagagggtccaatctggcccatgGGACAATtttgaaaagtgtaaaaattccagagaagacactaactgcagattgtaaatttgtaaaactagaaatttaaaataatttctagaccatgacaagttgttttgatcataaagtaaaatactagattgttcattgttcttttgtcattttgtgtcatttttgtaatattttgtcttgtttttgttgttttttgtctgacttctgttgtttgtctgtttttgttgttttgtttctgttttttgttgttttgtttttcctttttgtctcatttgggtttttgtcgtatttttggcattttgtgttttgctttattgttttgtgtgccgtttttgactttttttgtctcatttatgttgtctgttttttgtcattttgtttctcacttttgtcattttttgtcttgtttgtgtcatttgcgtattttttgtcttgtttttgtcatttgtccattttttgtcactttgtagcttttttgtctaattttttgtctctttcttgttttgtttcatgtcgtttgtttccttttttgtcattttgtgtatcatttttgccattttgtgtctcattattgtcatgttccgtctcatttttgtaatattttgtcttgctgttgttgatttttgtctttttcttgtcattttgatcataaagtaaatactatatctttcagttccagatacctgtgactaaatgttttgtgtctttgtagaaacactgtgatctggaagttgtaatgtggtcctgaactaaaatgagtttgacacccctggcttaTAGAATAGTTTCTGTTGGCAACAACCTACCAGAAAAGTGTTCTGCCACCCAGATTCTCTCATCGTTCAGCTGAGCCGTGTCTTTCATCCACGTGCCAAATGTGCTCTCCATCTTCGTCACGTTCCTGGGGTTGATCAGAGACTTAATCAGGCACTCTGAgggaaaacaaaagaacaaagagctTAGAAGTTTACGTCCACACACCACATGTTGTACAAGCCGACAGACTTATCTGAAAACCCACCGTTCTTCTTAGCAGGCTTCTCATGACGTTTCACAGCCTCCTTGACGGGTGAAGTTTCATCATTTGGAATTGCGTGCAAAAGCCCTGTTGGAGACAATTTAATCTGGTTTtattcacagaaaacacatgaaacaaagTCACACGTGTTCCAGTTACATCAAAGTCTTCCCCAAATCTAATCTGAGTCTAAAATGCTcaggaaaatgaaaatttgaatatttacaattttgggaAGATTGTTTCATCAGCTGCTGTTCCCAAGCTGCAAAGTATCTGTGACCTCTCACCCAAAGTATGAGGAGCTTGAAGGTGGGCTCTGTGGTGCCTTGTTCTGGGGGGTCCCTGAGGTCCAGGAGGTCCTGGAGGGCCCATAGGTCCAGGAGGTCCTGGTGGACCGGGAGGACCTGTCCAAAGAGGAAACATGCATATTGGACCCTGGATAACCTTGGATTTTGCATGTCTGGACATTTTAAGAGTAACATTTGCTTCTTATATCAGTTTATTTTGGTTACAAAATGGTTTTAGTGAGAAACTTGCCCTCGATCATGACGTCATTGGATGGCTGACTCGTCTCTCCAGGCGGACCGGGCTCTCCTCGCGCTCCTTTCTCCCCCGGTTCTCCTTTCTCACCTGGCGGCCCTGTGGAGGACATCGTCCAGCAAAGTGGCTAAAGGATTGCATTCATATCCTCAATACACGCCGCCCCATTGTTAAAACATGAATTATTCCAGAGACTTGCTGGCGTGAATCATGTCCTCCACTGTGGAGGTGAACAGACTGAAGTGGGAGAACATTAAGAGTTCATTCAACCGAAGGCCAAAACCACAAGGATGAATATTAGCTGAGAATGTGAAAGAAAGGCAGCTGTTTAAAGCTCCTTTATGAATTAGAAAGCAGTTTGAATAAAATCTGATGTCATTGTGATACATGGAcagggaatgtgtgtgtgtgtgtgtgtgtgtgtgtgtgtgtgtgtgtgtgtgtgtgtgtgtgtgtgtgtgtgtgtgtgtgtgtgtgtgtgtgtgtgtgtgtgtgtgtgtgtgtgtgtgtgtgtgtgtgtgtgtgtgtgtgtgtgtgtgtgtgtgtgtgtgtgtgtgtgtgtgtgtgtgtgtgtgtgtgtgtgtgtgtgtgtgtgtgtgtgtgaatgactgTGCTTCTTGGTATTTTGGTGTTTTGACCTCCAGGTTACACTCAGCCCTTCTGATTGTTGCATTGTACCAGTATTCCTGCACTAAAATGGCCAACGCTGCCCCGGGCTGCAATAGAAATGGATGGTGAGTGAAAACAGAGCAGATCCTCACTCCTTTCTtacctttttttcctcttttcccaTCAGCCCCGGGCGTTCCATTCAGTCCTGGGATGCCATCAGTCCCATTCTGACCAGCCATGCCATCTGCACCAGGCAAACctacagcaacacaaacaagtcTTCACCATGAGCTGAATGGAAACACCATGCAACGAAGGTATGGGTCACTAAGCAACAAAGGAGACGTACAGTATGGCTTGATTTTAATTCTGGATTCAGATTTATGGGTTCACTTACCCGGCGGTCCTGGAGGTCCTGCAAAAGAAAGTTTAAAGGATGTTAGAGGGAAAAAAGTGATATTTCGTAGAAAAAAAGTGATCTTTTGGACATGATTATTTTGATTTTGTGAGTGAAACATACCAGCTATGCAGACCCCCTTGGTGCTGTTGCAAATGTCAATCAACAATTTGATctgaagagaaagaaacagtatcagaatatgatttaaatgTGGCGATGCATTAAATTCTAGCAAAATCCTTCACttagataaaaaaaatcctctaatATAAGTAAGACccctgcatttaaaatgttactGAACTAAATATAAGCAAATTAGGTGAATGTATTATCAGCAAACTGCATCAAAACTAAATGTAGTTTGTgcttaatatatattttatatggGACTATTATTACTCAtgctaaatatgaaaaaaaggaaatatagTTGCAGCTGGTCATGCCATTATACCTACTTTAAATGCAGTTTGGAGGCGTAATGTGTAACAATGCATCATATTTCAtcataataattatattttaaaataatcatgtatatgcatatataagTTTTCCTCTGGAATATCATGCAGTAGGAGTATGAAATAGCACAAGTGCATTATTTCAAAACTTTACTGGACTAAATGTGCTTTTCCTAAATAAATTTAATCTTCTGTGCATTGTGTAGGAAATAGTTTGCAATTGCTAACTAGTCTGTGGTGatcagattatttattttggaatATGCAGCATTCAAATTAATAGAAGCCCTGAAATAGATATTACAGTAACTTGATTTATGCAGCACCTTAATGTCTTAATGTTCAGTCTGTTTGTTTAGGAGGTACATGCAGTCGAACCaaacaaatctgcagaaagTCAGATTCCCACAAACTGGACCTGAAACCTTCATGTCCTCTGATGTTCTCAGGCCCCAGGATTTATGCAGATTTCAACCAGATGCTGATAAAATAATGCACCATACAACAACAGACTGAGTGGAGAGCCTCTACGTGTGATTGGTTGTTTCGTTCTTTCTCTCACCGGGACCATGGAGtaagtcatcatcatcatcatgtcatCCTGCACTTGTGTCTTGTGGTAACGCTGGCTGTGTCGATGTTTGtgcttcatcttcttctccGTTTCCTCTCCCACCTCCTGGCTGACCTCCTGCTCGCTGAACTCCTTCCCCTCCTCCAGGTGGATCTCCTGCATCTCCTGCTGTAGCTCCTTCTCCATCTCTTCGCTCCTCTTGTTCCTGGAGTACTGGTACTGGTATTGTGGCTGCTCCCCTCCAACGCTCGCCCTCAACCCCGCCGCTCCTCTGGGCACCTCCTGGATGAACTCCACCACCGAGCTCTGCTCCACTTCAGTCAGCCTCGCCTCCGTCCGCACCAGCCGGACCTGCTGCTGATTCTGCCGGACCAGGAGCACCAGGAGGCCCACCGAGTTCATCAGCGCCACGGCACACGTCCCGTACAGCACCAAGCGTTGGGTGAGGGTCATGCTGGGCGTCGGGATCCACATGGTCACCACTTCACCTCCTCTCTTGTGAGGGTCGTCTGCCAACCTCAGCATTCACAGGGGAGTACAGTTCCACAGAAGTGAAAGAGGACAGAGGAGGTTTTATGACCTTAAAGTCCAAGATGCtgctaccaaaaaaaaaaaagcaaaatcaaacTAATCCAACAAGAAGGAAGCTGAAAGTCAAGGTCCTGTGCAGAATATTTGAAAGGTTCAAATAGAGTCCAGTGAGCTTCAGTGTCTGTGCTCCACTCGGGTGGTCTATCAGAAGGCTGACTGGTAAGTACAGTGGTTTGTGTGTTGGTCGCCAAGTGGAGAAggggttttgtgtgtgtgtgtgtgtgtgtgtgtgtgtgtgtgtgtgtgtgtgtgtgtgtgtgtgtgtgcgcacatgcAAACCAGTAATGTAGGAGTGGGCATTACACAATCTTCTGGGCTTGTCTGGGAAGAAACCCCCGCCTGTTCAGTCACCTGATTTATATTCATCACAACCCATTCTACTGCACCGCCGTGGGCAGActgacatcacacacacacactacacacacacacatgcacatatgaATGATGTACGCACAAAAGAACtcacatacataacacatgaaaacatatttcacTGTAAACAAAGAGAGTGATCAGTTATTTCATTATATAGGTGTCTACttctttatttgaattattattattctaacaGCTGAATCAATCTGGAATTAAAAGAAAATCCACAGCATCAAACCACATTAATGTCAATATAATTCCACCGAGTTGCttcatctctctgtctttcctgACTCCTGTATCGTCTCTTAATTTTCTCCCCTCGGCTCTCGTCCTTGTCACATTCTCACAGTCCCCGTTCACCGGCGGCAACAATGACCCATTTCCATTGCTTTGATTTGGGCCAGAAACGTGACATTTTACCAGAAAAATGACAgttcagcagaagaagaagcagctccAGGCATTTCAAGGTTCCTTCACTGTAAAAGGTGGCTGGGactgccctttttttttttactgatgtgATGGTATAAATACTTGAACAACAACAGTAACGTGCTTTAATAAGTCAGTTACCTGGTTAGTGTGATGATACGGAGCAGGGCTGGGCTGAGGTAGCTGACCTACATGCTCTTGCAGCCACAGCAGGCCCTTATAACGTAGACAGAGGAAACAGGCATGCAACATTACTAGACTGAGCTCCTGTCTGCAGATTGTGGGCTCCTGCTTCAGGCTGTAGGTCACTGATGGCCAGTTGTTGGACAGCTTGAATCGCTCCAGCAGATGTGTGCACATGCAGTCTTAAGAACGCCGAGGCCGTCCCTTTGTTGTCTCTCATTCGCTGTCCTCGGAGCTCAGTCAGCTGAGACagaacaaaaagcagagaaaggcGGTCATTTATTAAATGGAGTCAAAATATTCAAGGAGAGGGAAAAGTGTACGGCTAAAATCTTAGGGATAAATTTATAGTTGAACAATGAAACTTCTCCCACACTTGATATGATTTACTGGACAAACATATAAATGCAGCGTGTCATATTTTAGTAAATTCTATCCTTTCTTTTTAACAGAGGGGAAGAAggatttgtcagtttttgatgCTGCTTCTGGAACATTATCCCAGTCTTTCTGAAGGGCTGGAGGAAATTGATGGACATTTTAGGAGACAGGATCGCGTTGTGAGACACGTCCATTCAGAGCAGATGTTGGATTATTAATGTACTTGTTATATGTATATGAAGTCCaacattttcagctgctgcTATGGAAGGATTATATACTGTGGCTCCAAGAGGACACATGTTGTCTTGTTGAAATGTCCAGTGATGGCAGCGAATTAACTGAGTAACCATGGATGTGAGGATTTCATGAACCCTCGTGTTGTGCTGCGGGTCATATTGAGCCCGAAAGTTTGacaatgtgggggaaaaaatattttcacagtgaaaacttccacattttcaacatttttgaacatttttggtgaaaaaaaagaaatgtttttaaaaaacaaaaaaaacaaaaacgtcttcacaaaaaaaaatcgaccaaaatccagtgaaatttgctagattttggttgatttttatgtgaatgttcttaaagaaaattttagcagttttactgatatatatggaatcacttcagatgtttttaggatttttttagaaaattttttacaattttttttatttttggatttttttcagacaaggaaacaatattttttggtgcccgtaaatgaggacaacaggagggtgaaaaaacattttgtgcacAGTTGACTAAGTTAAATCCTTctaacaaccaaaaaaagatctgtaatttttttcactGTCAGAAAACAAGACCATTTTACA
This genomic interval carries:
- the gldn gene encoding gliomedin, which produces MLRLADDPHKRGGEVVTMWIPTPSMTLTQRLVLYGTCAVALMNSVGLLVLLVRQNQQQVRLVRTEARLTEVEQSSVVEFIQEVPRGAAGLRASVGGEQPQYQYQYSRNKRSEEMEKELQQEMQEIHLEEGKEFSEQEVSQEVGEETEKKMKHKHRHSQRYHKTQVQDDMMMMMTYSMVPIKLLIDICNSTKGVCIAGPPGPPGLPGADGMAGQNGTDGIPGLNGTPGADGKRGKKGPPGEKGEPGEKGARGEPGPPGETSQPSNDVMIEGPPGPPGPPGPMGPPGPPGPQGPPRTRHHRAHLQAPHTLGLLHAIPNDETSPVKEAVKRHEKPAKKNECLIKSLINPRNVTKMESTFGTWMKDTAQLNDERIWVAEHFSGRVVKEYQSIASFQSNSSDVVDVRKFYQGCGHTVHNGSLYYHIAGTSSIARYHFHTKSLRTLTIDHALHHNLAYLLHNSKTYFKLAADENGLWLIFASSVDESIMVAQLDQKTFSVTSYINTTYPRTKAGNAFIACGVLYVTDTKDSRVTFAFDLLKGKPVNMTFDLRSPGGVLAMLSYSPKDRHLYVWDQGYVRLYVVHFISDE